The nucleotide window GACAGAAATCTGAGAGAGGTCACAACTCACATTGCCGTTTTTCATACGACACTAAGGCTGAAATCACATGGTGCGACATAAAAGTACGGAACAGAGAGTGCGTCGAGTAGAAACAACCAATTAGAAATTTGCCGCAGTGTCTACTCAAGCTCTGATTGGCTGTTTCTATAACATACTCTCTATTCCGCACCATGTGATTTCACCCTAATTTCTCGCAATCATTAGGGCTATCGCACACAAAATGCGTAAGCTACATGTGCATAGCATAGGATCGTATGAACCAACGAGCATCGAATATTAAGTCAACATAttgatttacataatattacattattgatCCATACAATCTTATGCTATATGTTTATGCATTTTGTGTGCGATAGCGCCAACTGAGTTCATTTTAGAACCGACGAAACTATGTACACGAAAATATTatggatttattaatatcttttattacatattattttagctgcgcgtaaacttttttcattttaatacatgttgtagataaataatattaggtatacatacttttaaaaaaataaaaattattttatatatatatatatattatataaaaaatatatgtgtaatatatattgcgaGGCGCTAAATGTATTGTGAGGAATATTATAGTatgaatttacatatatatatatatatatatatatatatatatatatatatatatatatatatatttattaatataaaatagaaatctaaagatacaattataattatatcttggaagatttctatttttcacaaataatcgttaacaccattgatataattttattatatcattaatttgttaatataattttcgtttgTTGTTGAACAATATGTttgttcattataataaatgtaatacgaAAATAGAATCATTAATGCAGTTCGTATACAGCAAGTAATAAAGattgctttaattataatacttttacacattataaatattgtaatctcGTTTCACGTAAAAGCACGTGCGCACCGTACGCCCGCCGAACGCCAGACTCGGAATGAATGACGCACAACTGTCATGAGTCACGTACGCCGTACGCggctcccctctcttactacGCGTGACGTCAAGGAGAAGGAAGGCCatgctttttctttctttctttctttctttctctctctctctctctctctctctctcgctcgcgcGTGCGCGTTACAAATACGTATTATACTATGTGATACAATTTGACgcattgaaatatatacaacaaGTAATTctgaaatacataaaatttcttagctaaaatgatattattattcgatatatttaacgCGCTTTAAAGCGTGTACACGTGAAACgagattacaatatttataatgcgtaaaagtattataattaaagcaatctttattatttgctGTGTATACGAACTGCATTAACGATTCTATTTtcgtattacatttattataatgaacaaacatattgtttaacaacaaacgaaaattataaattacctaacaaattattgatataataaaattatatcaatggtGTTAACGAtgattatttgtgaaaaatagaaatcttccaaaatataaataattgtatcatcttagattttcattttgtgtattaataaaatatatcaaatttatacttattctTCGCAATACATTTAGCATctcgcaatatatattatatatatatattacacatatatatttttatatactacatatgtatatataaaataattttaatttttttaatattatgtatttatttatctacagcatatatattaaaatgaaaaagtttaCGCGcagctaaaataatatataataaaatatattaataaatccatAATATTTTTGCGTATTTTTAAATCCACAATTATAGATTTACCACGAACATGAATCAAAACTGGTTTTACCGTGGCACCGGAAAATAGATCTAGCTATGTAGTTTTGTTGATTCTGAAATGGATCCAGTTGGCGTTAATATATTGAGAGGAATTAGCGTCGTATGAAAAACGGCAGCGCTTGGCCTGTCTCAGCCTTCAagtttttctctattaaaactaaagaaaaatcagAACTGcctaattatcataaaaatgaaaattagagaataatttcagaattatatttattacttgacaattttttaaattttaatttactatataattaattactcatatgtacatttttaatatatatatataaacacaacaccactttttatttaatttgcatcacatttaaattgtcatcaatgatatatatatttgcagaatacataaaaatggaacatataacgaataaattgtaattattcatataatttatttgtaacacgattttatatatatacgctgataaatatatctgcatatattaataaataataaattatatcaggatcaacattttaaatttgatattatttcaataataacaattattttaataatatgcaatgtgtgcaatataaattattaaaattggcAGTgcgtaatatacatttaataattttggtttttttatttatttaaatacttgaattatataaatagaattatttaattagctCATTGCTtttaaaatcacattttaattttaattgcttaattttagatatagaTCTTTAAAAAAGCTACATCAATCtgcaaaattgatttttatatagtataaaatccAAAAAGTCTATCACATCTAttgcataatgttattatgaataaaacatttttgttatcATTCTGTACCAAAattcttatatgtaaaatttcaagTTGAATGTCATTAAAtcctgatttttttcttcttaaatgttattttaagcaTCATCACTCTTTGCCTCCTTTGCACTCATCAGAATTTTCCATGGAACATTGACCTCCTTGAGCAAACGCTTTAAGTACTTCGTCTTCAAAGTTGGGATCAAGCAAAATGTCTATACCTTTTGTTCCATGCATagaatatttctgaaatacgGTCTTAGCCGCTTCCCATAAGGAACGATTGTATTCTAATATATGAACGAGAGGCTGTGCCGACGGGAATAGTAATGACAGATtactaaaatatgaaattatgtaatattaaaaaaattgtatgatatatattatataatataaatataaaatataataaatacaaaatatataacattgaaaGAAACATATTATTGAATACACTCACGTAAAAAGAGGAATGACTAGATTAGTAATAAACTGTATTTGGAGATCAGGAATAGATGCACGTTCTCTGTCCATCATTTCCACAGGCGCGTTGCCCATGCTCTTTTCTAGATCTCCTTGCGAGAAAAATTCATCAAATATCTGTTCCTGATGtagaaaattatcatttatttatagactACGAGTCTATAAAAGATTCGGATGTtaacaaataaacaatatttaccgctgttttttttgaaactttcCAATCTTTGGTTTGATCGCTAAGGTCACAACAAGTCATAAGCATTTCGAATAACAACTTTAGTTGTTTTGCGTCatctttgttatatttatcacatatCATTtgcttttgtttatttatgctACGAAAATGAGAAGCTAAATCAGTTGCAAGTATATTGCTCCTCAACAAATCCAAGGCTTTGCTGTAGTCGTCACTATCCaaactttcaaatatattgcaaCCTTCAGTGTTTAAAATACACATTGTTTGTGCTAGATGATGTCTctattaaagagaaagataaataaatttatttttattttaaactaaatttaactcaatattatatatatatatatatatatatatatatatatatatatatatatatgtgtgatgTCCTGTTTTACCTCCATAACCGAACCCTCTGAGCTGTAAAGGCTTGCTAATACAGTACCACACAGAGTTTGAAATGAATTATTAGTTCCTCTATGATCTATGTCATGACACAAACATGATACAAGAAATACCAACGCCTGTAGAGGTGTCATGTAATTTTCCTCAATAAGTTgcatgttttttatcaatagatATGCAAAATGTGCGACAGAAAATGCATGTGTCCAATTATGATAAGGTGCATCTCTGTAACCTTtcttaacatataatataaacctaaaagaaatgttatactgagttattacatatatttttaatagattattgtttatataataaataatatatctatatgatatattaatacctTGCAAGTGTCTGCATTTTAATTCTccaataattaagaaaagataaatctGTGAACATTTTAATGGTATAGCAAGGCATATGTTTGTAAGGTACACTCCTTGGACTaaagtgaaatttattaaaatctttaatattgtGATCATCCCTACAATTCAACAATGCTTGCACAGCAGATTCTTCCAcctagaaataaattttcttttatgaatgcataataattattctatattcaattataaaatgtattatgacAAATGTATACCTTCATGTGATACATCATTATCTCGTTACTAAGCTTATTTCGAGCTTGAGCATCCTGcatctttttataaacaatactaTGCATTATTGATATACCACAATAGATGCTAAACGCTGTCGCGATTTGTTCGTCAAAGGCATCAAAATATAAaccgtttattttattacacagtTGAGCCACTCCTAAAATATGAGAATctcatataacatttttacaattttcatatttttattaatttattttaattttaatttgtgataTAGTTTTAtgcttaatcaatttaatatacgtCTAATTTACCAACAATGCCTTTCTCATCCCGTATTGGAAAACACAAGATATTTCTAGTTTTAAATCCTGTTGCCTCATCAATACCACTATAAAAGAGGGGATGATTATAGGCATCTCGGATGTTAAGTAAATTACCAGTAGTTGCAACATGACCAGCTATACCTTGCCCAATAGGAATTCTCATTTCACTTACAGTCTAGAAACAAATCAtttatgtatagaatattGATACCTTCTCAATCGATGTGTATAAAACTAACTATGCTTACTTCGTTCGTGGAGATGCCATCGAATACTTTTGCAACCAAATCCTGTTGATCAGGGTCTAAAAGAAATAAGGAACATCTCTCTGCATTTGTTAATTTTCTGACTTCTGCCATAATCTCACGCAAGAGATCAGAAAAATCCcctataaatttgaaataaaaggtAAATAAGAAACatgtagattatatatttaaaaacataattatcatACCTAAATGTGTGAAGAGCTTTCTGGAAACAgctaataaattttgacattgTTGTTTCACACGAGTCTCTTCATAACAACGTAATGAACTAAGCAAATATCCGAGACAAAATCTGcaggattttattttaaatgcattagACATTTCTGTTAACAATTGTGATGcgcaataaattctttttacaatacCTAAAGCATTCTTGAACTATTTCTGTACAAGCATGCCTAGCTTCTTCTCCATCCGTATAATCTACCAGGCATACAAGTAAAACTGTATAACGTTTAAAAGGATGTTGTATCGGAATTGTTAAGAGGGACTGTGCTGTTGCATTtgttattctattaatatatctcaATAATTCTTCATCAAGTTTTGCAACGCTCAAAACTGATGATGTTTTACTTATCACAGCCTCGTATAAAACATTGTTTGGTATCTGTAAAacaaagtttcttttcttttatatttgcaaaacatctacatattaaatatatattattaaaaatattatttatatatcaaataaaaaatgtatattattaaaaatattatttttagaaaaataggatacagaacaaattatttttatattagaaatatcaaataatttaaaaggatATCTTATGATATTCATCTTACAaagatcttattaaaattataataaaaaattaatccataattttatcaaaaatccTTGTAATCAATTAAAGTACACAACTTTAATGACTAGCTATGATAACATGATATGTGAcactgatatataaataacaaatgtgTTTCTAAatgctacatatatatataatgaaaaaaaaattttctatgctCTCTATATTACAGATACTTCTGATCACTtgattaagattatttaaatacccTCTTAATATCCTTTAGTTTTGTCGGAAACGTTTGCAGGAGAAACTTACA belongs to Anoplolepis gracilipes chromosome 4, ASM4749672v1, whole genome shotgun sequence and includes:
- the LOC140664902 gene encoding cGMP-dependent 3',5'-cyclic phosphodiesterase isoform X2; the protein is MIIHVIGEEILDRELRFLIPNNVLYEAVISKTSSVLSVAKLDEELLRYINRITNATAQSLLTIPIQHPFKRYTVLLVCLVDYTDGEEARHACTEIVQECFRFCLGYLLSSLRCYEETRVKQQCQNLLAVSRKLFTHLGDFSDLLREIMAEVRKLTNAERCSLFLLDPDQQDLVAKVFDGISTNETVSEMRIPIGQGIAGHVATTGNLLNIRDAYNHPLFYSGIDEATGFKTRNILCFPIRDEKGIVGVAQLCNKINGLYFDAFDEQIATAFSIYCGISIMHSIVYKKMQDAQARNKLSNEIMMYHMKVEESAVQALLNCRDDHNIKDFNKFHFSPRSVPYKHMPCYTIKMFTDLSFLNYWRIKMQTLARFILYVKKGYRDAPYHNWTHAFSVAHFAYLLIKNMQLIEENYMTPLQALVFLVSCLCHDIDHRGTNNSFQTLCGTVLASLYSSEGSVMERHHLAQTMCILNTEGCNIFESLDSDDYSKALDLLRSNILATDLASHFRSINKQKQMICDKYNKDDAKQLKLLFEMLMTCCDLSDQTKDWKVSKKTAEQIFDEFFSQGDLEKSMGNAPVEMMDRERASIPDLQIQFITNLVIPLFTNLSLLFPSAQPLVHILEYNRSLWEAAKTVFQKYSMHGTKGIDILLDPNFEDEVLKAFAQGGQCSMENSDECKGGKE
- the LOC140664902 gene encoding cGMP-dependent 3',5'-cyclic phosphodiesterase isoform X1 is translated as MSSNLIADPAKILSLIEELCDLPYTEVQRRLNKYVQNATNAKLVFLISILVESEEMIIHVIGEEILDRELRFLIPNNVLYEAVISKTSSVLSVAKLDEELLRYINRITNATAQSLLTIPIQHPFKRYTVLLVCLVDYTDGEEARHACTEIVQECFRFCLGYLLSSLRCYEETRVKQQCQNLLAVSRKLFTHLGDFSDLLREIMAEVRKLTNAERCSLFLLDPDQQDLVAKVFDGISTNETVSEMRIPIGQGIAGHVATTGNLLNIRDAYNHPLFYSGIDEATGFKTRNILCFPIRDEKGIVGVAQLCNKINGLYFDAFDEQIATAFSIYCGISIMHSIVYKKMQDAQARNKLSNEIMMYHMKVEESAVQALLNCRDDHNIKDFNKFHFSPRSVPYKHMPCYTIKMFTDLSFLNYWRIKMQTLARFILYVKKGYRDAPYHNWTHAFSVAHFAYLLIKNMQLIEENYMTPLQALVFLVSCLCHDIDHRGTNNSFQTLCGTVLASLYSSEGSVMERHHLAQTMCILNTEGCNIFESLDSDDYSKALDLLRSNILATDLASHFRSINKQKQMICDKYNKDDAKQLKLLFEMLMTCCDLSDQTKDWKVSKKTAEQIFDEFFSQGDLEKSMGNAPVEMMDRERASIPDLQIQFITNLVIPLFTNLSLLFPSAQPLVHILEYNRSLWEAAKTVFQKYSMHGTKGIDILLDPNFEDEVLKAFAQGGQCSMENSDECKGGKE